Proteins encoded within one genomic window of Episyrphus balteatus chromosome 1, idEpiBalt1.1, whole genome shotgun sequence:
- the LOC129921501 gene encoding uncharacterized protein LOC129921501, protein MSKNKKVEQIIRSDKVYSSSDKDNAGNKSTSSSSPLHPIEQQENQQHSTANAIEAEQWQQQQQPSSIVKNASQGSSPTPQQPPSGLAATGTPEHMRGAATKDMFDLIERVQCSRIDDQRCVLPAYFSQLPY, encoded by the exons atgtcaaaaaataaaaaggtggAGCAAATTATCCGAAGCGATAAAGTGTATTCCTCCAGCGACAAGGATAATGCTGGTAATAAATCCACATCATCGTCGTCACCTTTGCATCCGATTGAGCAACAGGAAAATCAACAACACTCCACCGCTAATGCCATCGAAGCTGAACAatggcagcagcagcagcagccaaGCAGTATTGTTAAAAATGCCAGTCAAGGATCATCACCAACACCACAACAACCACCTTCTGG ATTGGCAGCCACCGGAACACCAGAACACATGCGTGGTGCTGCAACAAAGGATATGTTCGACTTAATTGAAAGAGTTCAATGCTCGCGGATAGATGATCAGAGATGTGTACTTCCGGCGTATTTTTCTCAG CTCCCATATTGA